The following proteins are co-located in the Synechococcus sp. PROS-U-1 genome:
- a CDS encoding FAD-linked oxidase C-terminal domain-containing protein: MSHDWSVLERDLRRCLPPRAIVAKRQELLSYDCDGLTLERHCPPLAVLPETTEQVAAVLQCCHQRGVPFVARGSGTGLSGGALVDQQALLVVTSRMRRVLELDLANQRVTVQPGVINSWVTRAVAGDGFYYAPDPSSQVVCSIGGNVAENSGGVHCLKYGVTSNHVLGLEVVLPDGTTTQLGNGLAESCELDLRGAFIGSEGTLGIATAITLRLLRAPECVNVLLADFATMEAAGEAVRSVTASGLLPAGMEIMDNVTINAVNDFFGYDEYPRDAAAVLLIELDGQDAEVQASAERADVLCRAAGARGLRRAQDPTECAVLWKGRKSAFSAVGKITPTYYVQDGVVPRSSLPSVLAAIERLSQEHGLPVANVFHAGDGNLHPLILYSLDQPDVERSVKELGAAILRVCLDAGGSISGEHGVGADKRCYLDWMFGPDDLETMGLLRSAFDPHNRANPGKVLPTPRTCGESAKRIVTLPAGVEVY; encoded by the coding sequence GTGAGCCACGACTGGTCAGTTCTGGAGAGGGATCTGCGCCGCTGTCTGCCCCCTCGGGCCATCGTGGCGAAGCGTCAGGAACTGCTGAGTTACGACTGTGACGGACTGACCCTCGAGCGCCATTGCCCGCCCCTTGCGGTGCTGCCAGAAACCACTGAACAGGTCGCCGCGGTTCTGCAGTGCTGTCATCAACGCGGTGTGCCTTTCGTGGCCCGCGGTAGCGGCACTGGCCTCTCGGGGGGAGCGCTGGTGGATCAGCAGGCGCTCCTCGTTGTGACCAGTCGGATGCGTCGCGTGCTCGAGCTTGATCTGGCCAATCAACGGGTCACGGTCCAGCCCGGGGTCATCAACAGCTGGGTGACACGGGCCGTGGCGGGTGACGGCTTCTATTACGCCCCGGACCCGTCCAGTCAAGTGGTCTGCAGCATCGGCGGCAATGTGGCGGAAAATTCAGGCGGGGTGCATTGCCTCAAGTACGGCGTGACCAGCAATCACGTGCTGGGGCTTGAGGTGGTGTTGCCCGATGGAACCACCACGCAGCTGGGGAACGGCCTGGCGGAATCGTGCGAGTTGGATCTTCGTGGTGCGTTCATCGGCAGTGAAGGCACCCTGGGCATCGCGACCGCCATCACCCTGCGACTGCTCCGTGCGCCGGAGTGCGTGAACGTGCTGTTGGCTGATTTCGCCACGATGGAAGCGGCAGGGGAAGCGGTGCGATCCGTGACCGCCAGCGGCCTGCTGCCGGCGGGGATGGAAATCATGGACAACGTCACCATCAACGCTGTGAATGATTTCTTCGGCTACGACGAATACCCCCGCGATGCGGCGGCGGTGCTTTTGATCGAGCTGGATGGGCAGGATGCCGAAGTTCAGGCATCCGCAGAACGGGCCGATGTGTTGTGTCGTGCCGCAGGGGCCCGTGGCCTGCGTCGGGCCCAAGACCCCACGGAGTGCGCGGTGCTCTGGAAAGGACGTAAATCTGCGTTTTCAGCGGTGGGCAAAATCACGCCGACCTATTACGTGCAAGACGGTGTAGTGCCCCGGAGCAGCCTTCCCTCGGTGCTGGCCGCGATTGAACGGCTCAGTCAGGAGCACGGCCTGCCCGTGGCCAATGTGTTTCATGCCGGCGATGGCAACCTTCATCCGCTGATCCTCTATTCCTTGGACCAGCCGGATGTGGAGCGGAGCGTCAAGGAGCTTGGCGCCGCCATCCTGCGGGTGTGTCTCGATGCCGGTGGCAGCATCAGCGGTGAGCATGGTGTCGGGGCGGACAAGCGTTGCTATCTCGACTGGATGTTCGGCCCGGATGATCTGGAAACGATGGGTTTGTTGCGGTCTGCTTTCGACCCCCACAACCGCGCCAATCCGGGCAAAGTGCTGCCCACGCCTCGCACCTGCGGTGAATCGGCCAAACGCATCGTGACGCTGCCTGCCGGAGTTGAGGTCTACTGA
- the xth gene encoding exodeoxyribonuclease III — protein MLRVFLTIGSTVQIATWNVNSVRTRLDQVLSWLENEQPDLLCLQETKVDDPLFPLQPFKSAGWHIHIHGQKAYNGVALISRDPLEDVRCGFVGELPDDAEAADLSEQKRVISGLLNGVRVLNLYVPNGSSLKSEKYPYKLAWLGCLKRYIAAQQERGEPLCMVGDFNIGLEARDLPAPDRQTGGIMASDAERSALRAALGEQLQDVFRVFEPDSGHWSWWDYRSGAWDRDRGWRIDHIYLCEELLGLARSCVIHKGMRGNQQPSDHAPVSVDLDWPPAEDDEGDEPLF, from the coding sequence ATGCTAAGGGTCTTTCTCACCATCGGATCAACCGTGCAGATCGCCACCTGGAACGTGAATTCCGTTCGCACGCGACTGGATCAGGTGCTCAGTTGGCTGGAGAACGAGCAACCGGATCTGCTCTGTCTGCAGGAAACCAAGGTTGATGACCCCCTGTTCCCGTTGCAGCCCTTCAAATCTGCTGGATGGCACATCCACATCCATGGCCAGAAGGCCTACAACGGAGTCGCCCTGATCAGCCGCGACCCCCTTGAGGATGTGCGCTGCGGATTCGTTGGGGAGCTTCCTGATGACGCTGAAGCTGCGGATCTCAGCGAACAGAAGCGCGTGATCAGCGGATTGCTGAATGGCGTCCGCGTGCTCAACCTCTACGTCCCGAATGGCTCAAGCCTGAAGTCAGAGAAATACCCCTACAAACTGGCCTGGCTTGGCTGCCTGAAGCGTTACATCGCAGCCCAGCAGGAGCGCGGTGAACCGCTGTGCATGGTCGGCGACTTCAACATCGGCCTTGAGGCACGAGATCTTCCCGCCCCCGACCGACAGACCGGCGGAATCATGGCCAGCGATGCTGAACGGAGTGCTCTCCGTGCGGCGCTTGGCGAGCAGCTTCAGGACGTGTTCCGAGTGTTCGAGCCCGATTCCGGCCACTGGAGCTGGTGGGACTACCGCAGCGGCGCCTGGGATCGGGACCGCGGTTGGAGAATCGATCACATCTATCTGTGTGAGGAACTCCTAGGGCTCGCCCGGAGCTGCGTCATCCACAAAGGCATGCGCGGCAACCAGCAACCCAGCGACCATGCCCCGGTCAGCGTTGATCTCGACTGGCCTCCAGCCGAGGACGACGAAGGCGATGAACCGTTGTTCTGA